A section of the Leminorella richardii genome encodes:
- the minC gene encoding septum site-determining protein MinC, whose protein sequence is MSQSPVELKGSSFTLSVIHLHHSEPDVIRNALAEKVKQAPAFLQNAPVVLNVATLEPTADWLELQRAVSDAGLRVVGISGYRDDEQKRAIQLAGLPLLTEGKSPKAAKAAPAPAPVQPTAKTMIVDKPIRTGQQIYARDSDLIVISHVSAGAELIADGNIHIYGTMRGRALAGASGDANCQIFCTQLAAELVSVAGQYWLSEQIPKEFYERSSRLFLKSNILTIEPLN, encoded by the coding sequence ATGTCACAATCGCCCGTTGAATTAAAAGGCAGCAGCTTCACGCTGTCTGTTATCCATTTACACCACTCTGAGCCCGACGTTATTCGCAACGCGCTGGCAGAAAAGGTAAAGCAGGCGCCCGCATTTCTCCAGAATGCGCCTGTGGTGCTAAACGTCGCAACGCTTGAACCCACTGCTGACTGGCTTGAGCTTCAGCGCGCAGTAAGCGATGCGGGGCTTCGCGTTGTGGGTATTAGCGGCTATAGGGACGATGAGCAAAAGCGTGCCATTCAACTGGCCGGCCTTCCCCTTCTGACTGAGGGGAAAAGCCCCAAGGCAGCGAAAGCCGCGCCTGCACCAGCTCCGGTTCAGCCTACGGCAAAAACGATGATTGTTGATAAGCCTATTCGCACCGGGCAGCAAATCTACGCCCGCGACAGCGACTTAATCGTTATCAGTCACGTCAGTGCCGGTGCTGAACTGATCGCTGACGGCAATATCCATATTTACGGCACGATGCGCGGCCGAGCTCTGGCGGGTGCCAGCGGCGATGCAAACTGCCAGATTTTCTGTACTCAGCTCGCAGCGGAACTGGTTTCTGTCGCGGGTCAGTACTGGCTCAGTGAACAGATCCCGAAAGAGTTCTATGAGCGCAGCAGCCGACTTTTTTTAAAATCCAATATACTCACCATTGAACCACTAAACTAA
- the yedF gene encoding sulfurtransferase-like selenium metabolism protein YedF has protein sequence MNKQEIIPDYRLDMVGEPCPYPAVATLEAMPSLKPGEILEVVSDCPQSINNIPLDAKNHGYTVLDIQQDGPTIRYLIQR, from the coding sequence ATGAACAAGCAAGAGATTATTCCCGACTACAGACTGGATATGGTGGGTGAACCCTGCCCCTATCCTGCTGTTGCCACACTGGAAGCCATGCCGTCATTAAAGCCGGGAGAGATCCTCGAAGTCGTCAGCGACTGCCCGCAGTCCATTAATAACATCCCGCTGGATGCCAAAAACCACGGCTACACTGTTCTGGATATTCAACAGGACGGGCCCACTATTCGGTATTTAATTCAGCGTTAA
- the minE gene encoding cell division topological specificity factor MinE — protein sequence MALLDFFLSRKKQTANIAKERLQIIVAERRRGDSEPHYLPQLKRDILEVICKYVQIDPEMVNVQLEQKGDDISVLELNVTLPEADDKRS from the coding sequence ATGGCACTGTTAGATTTTTTCCTGTCGCGTAAAAAGCAGACCGCTAATATTGCTAAAGAGCGCCTGCAAATTATCGTTGCCGAACGTCGCCGCGGCGACAGCGAGCCGCACTATTTGCCGCAGCTTAAGCGCGATATTCTCGAAGTTATCTGTAAATACGTGCAGATCGACCCTGAAATGGTCAACGTGCAGCTGGAACAAAAAGGCGACGATATTTCGGTGCTGGAGCTGAACGTCACGCTGCCGGAAGCAGACGACAAGCGCAGCTAG
- a CDS encoding fumarylacetoacetate hydrolase family protein: MYQHRDWQGDLLELPVSKVVCVGKNYSEHIKEMGGIAPQQPLLFIKPETSLCDISQPVAIPDGLGSVHHEVELAVLIGLPLKNAEESRVVNAIAGYGIALDLTLRDLQAECKKAGEPWEKAKGFDGACPISGFIPVNQFGNAQEASLSLIVNDEVRQNGNTRDMILPILPLISYMSRFFTLRPGDIVLTGTPSGVGALNHGDSFTVALNGKEIHSRVL; the protein is encoded by the coding sequence ATGTATCAACATCGCGACTGGCAGGGCGACCTGCTTGAACTGCCGGTAAGTAAAGTAGTCTGTGTAGGCAAGAACTACTCTGAGCACATTAAAGAGATGGGCGGAATTGCGCCACAGCAGCCGCTGCTGTTTATCAAGCCGGAAACGTCACTGTGCGATATCAGCCAACCGGTAGCCATTCCTGACGGGCTGGGGTCTGTACATCACGAAGTAGAGTTGGCTGTGCTGATTGGTCTGCCGCTAAAAAACGCCGAGGAAAGTCGAGTTGTTAACGCCATTGCCGGTTACGGTATTGCGCTGGATCTGACCCTTAGAGACTTGCAGGCCGAATGTAAAAAAGCAGGGGAACCGTGGGAAAAGGCTAAAGGTTTTGACGGCGCCTGTCCTATTTCCGGTTTTATCCCCGTTAACCAATTCGGCAATGCGCAAGAAGCTTCTCTTTCATTAATCGTTAACGATGAAGTTCGCCAGAACGGAAATACGCGGGACATGATCCTGCCTATTCTGCCGCTGATTTCCTATATGAGCCGCTTCTTTACGCTGCGCCCCGGTGATATCGTGCTTACGGGAACGCCTTCTGGCGTTGGGGCACTGAATCACGGCGATAGCTTCACCGTTGCGCTTAACGGTAAAGAAATTCACAGCCGCGTGCTATAA
- a CDS encoding SdiA-regulated domain-containing protein translates to MKKCNTKTKSLILFVFIILIGFIFKDNMIYAYRAALKMGDPANSLMLENYQADIEAKKISGIEKNISSLTYSASSDTFFSTTNYPPTIVELSKSGDLIRTIPLTFMRDAESIEHIGGNTFVLADEKDYTIYQIELNDTSNVTVLKKLKLSLQDSPTNSGFEGLAYSPNEQALYVFKEKNPIAIYKVKGFFSIGNLHIIDDKSLHSSLTIKDISAGDFYAPNNTLLIASHESKVIKEVSLSGTIIDRMYLRKGWHGLKEDIKQAEGIATDDKGDLYIVGEPNLFYKFVKQGR, encoded by the coding sequence ATGAAGAAATGTAATACAAAAACTAAGTCTCTTATTTTATTTGTCTTTATTATTTTAATCGGCTTTATATTTAAAGATAACATGATATATGCCTATAGAGCCGCCCTGAAAATGGGCGATCCGGCAAATAGTTTAATGCTTGAGAATTATCAAGCTGATATAGAAGCCAAGAAAATTTCCGGCATTGAAAAAAACATATCATCATTAACTTATTCAGCGAGTAGTGACACATTTTTCAGTACAACTAACTACCCTCCTACTATTGTAGAATTAAGCAAAAGCGGTGACTTAATCAGAACCATACCCTTAACGTTTATGAGAGATGCAGAGAGTATCGAACACATTGGGGGAAATACTTTCGTTCTGGCTGATGAAAAAGACTACACCATCTACCAGATCGAATTAAACGATACGTCAAACGTTACTGTGCTCAAAAAGTTAAAATTATCCTTGCAGGATTCGCCGACCAACAGCGGATTTGAAGGCCTCGCCTATTCACCAAACGAACAGGCACTTTATGTCTTCAAAGAAAAAAATCCAATTGCTATCTATAAAGTAAAAGGCTTTTTCAGCATAGGCAACCTGCACATTATTGATGATAAGTCGCTTCACAGTAGCTTAACGATAAAAGACATTTCTGCCGGTGACTTTTATGCGCCAAACAACACATTACTTATCGCCTCTCATGAGTCAAAGGTCATTAAAGAGGTCTCCCTATCGGGAACGATTATTGACAGAATGTATTTACGGAAAGGATGGCACGGTCTGAAAGAGGACATTAAGCAGGCGGAAGGTATCGCTACGGACGATAAAGGCGACCTGTACATCGTTGGAGAGCCGAATCTGTTCTATAAGTTCGTTAAGCAAGGCCGCTAA
- a CDS encoding YcgN family cysteine cluster protein encodes MNQQLPFWQAKTLSEMNDEEWESLCDGCGQCCLHKLMDEDTDEVYFTNVACNQLNIKTCRCRQYERRFDLEEECIKLTRENLLTFEWLPATCAYRMLNEGKPLASWHPLLAGSHSAMHAARISVRHMAVPESEVIDWQDHILNRPEWLD; translated from the coding sequence ATGAATCAACAGCTCCCTTTTTGGCAGGCTAAAACGCTGTCGGAAATGAACGATGAAGAATGGGAATCCCTGTGTGACGGGTGCGGTCAGTGCTGTTTACATAAACTAATGGATGAAGATACCGATGAGGTTTATTTCACCAATGTAGCCTGTAACCAGCTGAATATAAAAACCTGTCGCTGCCGCCAGTATGAGCGCCGCTTCGATCTGGAAGAAGAGTGTATTAAGCTGACGCGTGAAAACCTGCTGACGTTTGAATGGCTACCGGCTACCTGTGCTTACCGCATGCTGAATGAAGGAAAGCCTCTGGCGTCTTGGCACCCTCTGCTTGCAGGCTCACATTCAGCAATGCACGCCGCCCGCATTTCCGTGCGCCATATGGCGGTTCCTGAAAGCGAAGTGATTGACTGGCAGGATCATATTTTAAATCGGCCTGAGTGGCTGGATTAA
- the dsbB gene encoding disulfide bond formation protein DsbB produces MLSFLNGCSKGRGAWLLLALSVIIFEGVALYFQHVMLLNPCVLCIYERCALFGILGAALIGLIAPSSRPLRYLAIIVWIYSSIEGVLLTWKHTMIQLYPSPMNVCDIFVNFPSWLPLDKWVPAVFVANGDCSEKQWSFLSMEMPQWLLIIFGVYLLIALLVVVAQFVKPKRRFFS; encoded by the coding sequence ATGTTATCTTTTCTTAATGGCTGTTCCAAGGGACGTGGTGCATGGCTGTTACTGGCGCTGAGCGTTATTATCTTTGAGGGCGTAGCCCTTTATTTTCAGCACGTCATGCTGCTTAATCCCTGCGTTCTCTGTATCTATGAGCGATGTGCGCTATTTGGCATCCTCGGCGCCGCGCTTATTGGCCTGATTGCACCATCATCAAGACCTTTACGCTATCTGGCCATCATTGTTTGGATTTATAGCTCTATCGAAGGCGTTCTGCTGACGTGGAAACACACTATGATCCAGCTTTACCCCTCACCGATGAACGTCTGTGACATTTTCGTCAATTTCCCGTCATGGCTGCCTCTGGATAAATGGGTTCCAGCCGTGTTTGTCGCCAACGGCGACTGTTCTGAAAAGCAGTGGTCTTTCCTGTCGATGGAAATGCCACAGTGGCTGCTAATTATTTTCGGCGTTTATCTCCTGATTGCCCTGCTGGTTGTGGTGGCGCAGTTCGTTAAGCCAAAGAGACGCTTCTTCTCTTAA
- the minD gene encoding septum site-determining protein MinD, which translates to MARIIVVTSGKGGVGKTTSSAAIATGLAQRGKKTVVIDFDIGLRNLDLIMGCERRVVYDFVNVIQGDATLNQALIKDKRTENLYILPASQTRDKDALTREGVEKVLAELDEMGYDFIVCDSPAGIESGALMALYFADEAVITTNPEVSSVRDSDRILGILASKSRRAENGQDPIKEHLLLTRYNPGRVTRGDMLSVEDVVEILRIPLLGVIPESQSVLRASNQGEPVILDGESDAGQAYSDTIDRLLGEEKPFRFLTEEKKGFLKRLFGGN; encoded by the coding sequence ATGGCACGTATTATTGTTGTTACTTCCGGTAAGGGTGGCGTTGGTAAGACTACCTCCAGCGCGGCCATTGCTACCGGTTTAGCACAAAGAGGTAAGAAGACCGTCGTTATCGATTTCGATATCGGACTTCGTAATCTTGATTTGATCATGGGATGTGAACGCCGTGTCGTGTATGACTTTGTCAACGTAATTCAAGGGGACGCCACGCTGAATCAGGCGCTCATCAAGGACAAGCGTACTGAAAACCTGTACATCCTGCCCGCGTCTCAAACGCGCGATAAAGATGCATTGACCCGCGAAGGCGTAGAAAAAGTCTTGGCCGAGCTGGATGAAATGGGCTATGACTTTATCGTCTGTGACTCTCCTGCCGGCATCGAAAGCGGCGCGCTGATGGCGCTCTACTTCGCCGATGAAGCGGTTATTACCACGAACCCTGAAGTGTCTTCCGTACGCGACTCTGACCGTATTCTGGGCATTCTGGCCTCTAAGTCTCGCCGCGCAGAGAACGGTCAAGATCCGATTAAAGAGCATCTGCTGCTGACTCGCTATAACCCAGGTCGCGTTACCCGCGGTGATATGCTGAGTGTAGAAGACGTGGTAGAAATCCTGCGTATTCCTCTGCTGGGCGTCATTCCTGAAAGCCAGTCAGTTCTGCGGGCGTCAAACCAGGGTGAACCGGTTATTCTAGACGGTGAATCTGATGCGGGTCAGGCCTATTCTGACACTATCGACCGCCTGCTGGGTGAAGAAAAACCCTTCCGCTTTTTAACCGAAGAGAAGAAAGGTTTCTTAAAGCGTCTGTTTGGAGGGAACTAA
- the yedE gene encoding selenium metabolism membrane protein YedE/FdhT translates to MSWHEFKQQYLIKFWAPLPAVIAAGILSTYYFGITGTFWAVTGEFTRWGGHLMQMFGATPEEWGYFKVIGLQGTPLDRIDGMMIIGMFGGCMAAALWANNVKLRMPQHRIRIVQAVLGGIIAGFGARLAMGCNLAAFFTGIPQFSLHAWFFALATAVGSYFGARFTLLPIFRIPVKLKKVSAASPLTQKPEQARRRFRLGMIVFLAVVAWGAFTVMDAPKLGLAMLFGVGFGLLIERAQICFTSAFRDLWITGRTHMAKAIILGMAVSAIGIFSYVQMGATPKIMWAGPNAVLGGLLFGFGIVLAGGCETGWMYRAVEGQVHYWWVGLGNVIGSTILAYYWDDLAPSLAVSYDKINLLDTFGPYGGLLVTYLLLLAAFLLVVMWEKRFFRPKAQPVIPVKESV, encoded by the coding sequence ATGTCCTGGCATGAATTTAAGCAACAGTACTTAATCAAATTTTGGGCTCCTCTACCGGCGGTGATTGCTGCGGGGATCCTCTCTACGTACTACTTTGGCATCACCGGCACATTTTGGGCCGTTACTGGGGAATTTACCCGCTGGGGCGGGCATCTCATGCAGATGTTTGGCGCCACCCCGGAAGAATGGGGATATTTTAAAGTCATCGGCCTACAGGGCACACCGTTGGATCGCATCGACGGCATGATGATTATCGGCATGTTTGGCGGCTGTATGGCCGCTGCGCTGTGGGCTAACAACGTCAAGCTAAGGATGCCCCAGCACCGCATTCGCATCGTACAGGCTGTTCTGGGCGGTATTATCGCGGGCTTTGGTGCTCGACTGGCAATGGGCTGCAATCTGGCGGCTTTCTTTACCGGTATTCCTCAGTTTTCACTTCACGCATGGTTTTTCGCGTTGGCTACCGCAGTGGGATCCTACTTTGGCGCCCGTTTTACCCTGCTTCCTATCTTTCGTATTCCAGTCAAGCTGAAGAAAGTCAGCGCCGCGTCACCGTTAACCCAAAAGCCCGAACAGGCTCGACGTCGCTTTAGACTTGGAATGATCGTCTTTTTAGCCGTTGTCGCCTGGGGAGCCTTTACGGTAATGGATGCACCCAAGCTGGGGCTGGCCATGCTGTTTGGCGTAGGCTTTGGCCTACTGATCGAGCGGGCGCAAATCTGTTTCACTTCAGCGTTTCGCGACCTGTGGATCACCGGACGAACCCATATGGCAAAGGCTATCATTTTGGGGATGGCTGTGAGCGCTATCGGCATTTTCAGCTACGTCCAAATGGGCGCTACGCCTAAAATCATGTGGGCTGGCCCCAATGCCGTACTCGGCGGCCTGCTGTTCGGCTTTGGCATTGTGCTGGCGGGCGGCTGTGAAACCGGATGGATGTATCGCGCCGTTGAAGGTCAGGTGCACTACTGGTGGGTAGGTTTAGGCAACGTCATCGGTTCAACTATTCTGGCCTACTATTGGGACGATCTGGCTCCGTCGCTGGCCGTCTCTTATGACAAGATCAACCTGCTGGATACCTTTGGCCCTTACGGCGGTTTACTTGTCACTTACTTACTGCTGCTGGCCGCATTCTTACTGGTGGTTATGTGGGAAAAGCGGTTTTTCCGCCCCAAGGCACAGCCCGTTATTCCCGTTAAGGAGAGCGTATAA
- the yegQ gene encoding tRNA 5-hydroxyuridine modification protein YegQ: MSKPELLSPAGTLKNMRYAFAYGADAVYAGQPRYSLRVRNNEFNHQNLQLGINEAHALGKKFYVVVNIAPHNAKLKTFIRDLQPVVDMGPDALIMSDPGLIMLVREAFPQMDIHLSVQANAVNWATVKFWKQMGLTRVILSRELSLDEIAEIRQQVPEIELEVFVHGALCMAYSGRCLLSGYINKRDPNQGTCTNACRWEYKVQEGKEDDTGNIVHIHEPIAVKNLEPTLGAGEPTDKVFMLEESMRPGEYMSAFEDEHGTYIMNSKDLRAIQHVPRLSELGVHSLKIEGRTKSFYYCARTAQVYRRAIDDAAAGKPFDESLLTTLESLAHRGYTEGFLRRHVHDEYQNYDYGYSVSDRQQFVGEFTGEYRDGMAAVDVKNRFSVGDSVEMMTPQGNVHFVIKEMRNRKGEATDVAPGNGHVVYLPVPEDVSLEYALLMRNLGDGNSTRNPHNA, translated from the coding sequence GTGCAGACGCAGTGTATGCCGGCCAGCCGCGCTACAGCCTTCGGGTGCGCAATAACGAATTTAACCACCAGAATCTACAGCTGGGCATCAATGAAGCCCACGCGCTGGGTAAAAAGTTTTACGTTGTGGTCAACATTGCCCCTCATAACGCCAAGCTGAAAACCTTTATTCGCGATCTTCAGCCTGTGGTTGATATGGGGCCTGACGCCCTGATTATGTCTGACCCCGGCCTTATTATGCTGGTGCGCGAAGCCTTTCCTCAGATGGATATTCACCTGTCTGTACAGGCCAATGCCGTCAACTGGGCGACGGTCAAGTTTTGGAAACAGATGGGGCTGACTCGCGTTATTCTTTCCCGCGAGCTCTCTTTAGATGAAATTGCTGAGATCCGCCAGCAGGTTCCTGAAATTGAGTTGGAAGTATTCGTTCACGGCGCACTGTGCATGGCCTATTCCGGTCGCTGCCTGCTTTCTGGCTACATCAACAAGCGCGATCCCAATCAGGGCACCTGCACTAACGCCTGCCGCTGGGAATATAAAGTTCAGGAAGGCAAAGAGGACGACACTGGCAATATTGTTCACATCCACGAGCCTATTGCAGTCAAAAACCTCGAGCCGACGCTGGGAGCAGGCGAGCCAACGGACAAGGTCTTTATGCTGGAAGAGTCCATGCGCCCCGGCGAATACATGAGCGCCTTTGAAGACGAACACGGCACCTACATTATGAACTCCAAAGACCTGCGCGCTATCCAGCACGTTCCGCGTCTGAGCGAGCTGGGGGTTCACTCTCTGAAAATAGAGGGCCGCACCAAGTCGTTTTATTACTGCGCCCGCACAGCGCAGGTATACCGCCGAGCAATAGACGATGCCGCTGCCGGCAAGCCGTTTGACGAATCTCTGCTGACAACGCTGGAATCTCTGGCTCACCGCGGCTATACCGAAGGCTTCCTGCGCCGTCACGTTCATGATGAATATCAGAACTATGACTACGGCTACTCTGTTTCCGATCGCCAGCAGTTTGTTGGTGAATTTACCGGAGAGTATCGCGACGGCATGGCTGCCGTTGATGTGAAAAACCGCTTCTCGGTAGGTGACAGCGTTGAAATGATGACGCCGCAGGGCAACGTTCACTTTGTGATCAAAGAGATGCGCAATCGCAAAGGGGAAGCCACTGACGTAGCGCCGGGCAATGGGCACGTGGTGTATCTGCCGGTTCCTGAAGACGTCAGTCTAGAATATGCCCTTCTCATGCGTAACCTTGGCGATGGAAACAGCACGCGTAATCCGCACAATGCATAA
- the rnd gene encoding ribonuclease D yields the protein MNYQLITTDEQLKSACDAAAQKSLIALDTEFVRTRTYYPQLGLIQMYDGDNVTLVDPLNIKDWSPFVALLTHPQVIKYLHACSEDLEVFLHEFNTIPTPMIDTQALAAFNQRPLSTGFATLVAEYLGVELDKSESRTDWLARPLTEKQCIYAAADVYYLLPIAEKIQQETQERGWLDAAKDECVMMGNRRRETLNPDDAYFEINNAWQLNERQLGVLKLLAAWRLNYARERDMAVNFVVREESLWQVARYQPSSMGELEALGLSGPEIRFHGRTLLKLVAEGAALDVVTLPEKIVRIVDFPSYKRIFKDIKTLIQSVSAECGLNAELLASRRQINQLLKSYWQPSKGTSQSELLTGWRGELMGDRLRSFMAKETTAATAE from the coding sequence TTGAATTACCAACTGATAACGACCGATGAACAGTTAAAGTCCGCCTGCGATGCGGCAGCACAGAAATCCCTTATTGCGCTGGATACCGAGTTTGTCCGCACGCGAACCTATTATCCCCAGCTTGGGCTGATACAAATGTACGATGGTGACAATGTCACCTTAGTTGATCCCCTGAATATCAAGGACTGGTCGCCGTTTGTTGCACTTTTGACCCATCCTCAGGTGATAAAATACCTCCACGCCTGCAGTGAAGATCTGGAGGTGTTTCTGCACGAGTTCAATACAATCCCAACACCGATGATTGATACTCAGGCTCTGGCCGCCTTTAATCAGCGGCCTTTGTCTACCGGATTTGCCACGCTGGTGGCGGAGTACCTCGGCGTTGAGCTGGACAAAAGTGAATCCCGCACGGACTGGCTGGCTAGGCCTTTGACTGAAAAACAGTGTATTTACGCTGCTGCTGACGTGTATTACCTGCTGCCTATCGCTGAGAAAATTCAGCAGGAAACTCAAGAGCGCGGCTGGCTGGATGCCGCTAAAGACGAGTGCGTTATGATGGGGAACCGCCGTCGTGAAACGTTAAACCCCGATGATGCCTATTTCGAAATTAACAATGCCTGGCAGCTGAATGAACGCCAGCTGGGCGTGTTGAAGCTACTGGCGGCGTGGCGCTTGAACTATGCGCGCGAGCGAGATATGGCGGTTAACTTTGTCGTTAGAGAAGAGAGCCTTTGGCAGGTGGCGCGATACCAGCCGTCGTCAATGGGAGAGCTGGAAGCGCTGGGGCTAAGCGGCCCGGAGATCCGCTTTCACGGGCGTACGCTGTTGAAACTGGTAGCGGAAGGTGCTGCATTAGATGTCGTAACTCTGCCGGAAAAAATCGTGCGCATCGTCGACTTCCCAAGCTACAAGCGGATTTTTAAAGACATCAAAACGCTGATCCAGTCAGTGTCCGCAGAGTGCGGCCTTAACGCTGAGCTGCTGGCCTCTCGGCGGCAGATTAATCAGCTGCTGAAGTCTTACTGGCAACCGAGCAAAGGTACCAGCCAGTCTGAGCTGCTAACGGGGTGGCGCGGTGAGCTGATGGGCGACAGACTGAGGTCGTTTATGGCGAAGGAAACCACAGCGGCAACGGCTGAGTAA
- the fadR gene encoding fatty acid metabolism transcriptional regulator FadR: protein MVIKAQSPAGFAEEYLIESIWNNRFPPGSILPAERELSELIGVTRTTLREVLQRLARDGWLTIQHGKPTRVNNFWETSSLSLLETLARLDHGSVPQLMDNLLAVRTNIAAIFIRAAVRQNPEKAQEVLAQADLIEDRPENFTELDYSIFRGLAFASGNPIYGLILNGIKGLYMRVGRYYFSNPEARQLAMNFYHRLSHISRERLHDQVMECVRHYGKASGVIWQKMQSTMHEEMAQSK, encoded by the coding sequence ATGGTCATTAAGGCGCAGAGTCCGGCTGGATTTGCGGAAGAGTATCTGATTGAAAGCATCTGGAATAATCGTTTTCCCCCTGGATCGATCCTTCCCGCGGAACGTGAGCTTTCTGAGCTGATTGGCGTTACTCGGACGACGCTGCGAGAGGTGCTTCAACGCTTGGCCAGAGACGGCTGGCTGACCATTCAGCACGGCAAACCGACCCGAGTAAACAACTTTTGGGAAACGTCGAGCTTAAGCCTGCTGGAAACGCTGGCGCGTTTAGACCACGGCAGCGTGCCTCAGCTGATGGACAACCTGCTGGCGGTAAGAACCAATATTGCTGCCATATTTATTCGCGCCGCTGTGCGCCAAAACCCCGAAAAGGCACAGGAAGTTCTGGCTCAGGCTGATTTGATAGAAGATCGGCCAGAGAACTTTACAGAACTAGACTACAGCATTTTCCGCGGGCTGGCGTTCGCCTCTGGCAACCCTATCTATGGCCTGATTTTGAATGGTATTAAAGGGCTGTATATGAGAGTGGGGCGCTACTATTTTTCAAACCCGGAAGCTCGCCAGCTGGCGATGAACTTCTACCATCGCCTATCCCACATTAGCCGTGAAAGGCTACACGATCAGGTTATGGAATGTGTGCGTCACTATGGCAAGGCCAGTGGTGTTATCTGGCAGAAGATGCAAAGTACTATGCATGAAGAGATGGCGCAGAGTAAGTAA
- a CDS encoding lytic murein transglycosylase has protein sequence MKLSGARQAAAGMLLTIAALGCAWAQPPSSVEAEEEARFSAYVETLKAKALAQGISPQTAEQAFTNVYYLKRVVTADQNQPEKKLTLDDYLRRSLSAKKVKQARTAYRDYGKQLAAASKRSGVPANYIVALWGSESGFGRYQGKEDIISALSTLAFEGRREAFFTEQLMAALLILQQGHITQDRFKGSWAGAMGQSQFMPTSFLKYGADGDGDGKIDIWQNTDDVFASIANYLATEGWNAKEGWGVEVTATNGVQADWVGLTDAHGKSVGQWKKLGIKPVTAVKLPDGQQGWIIQPDDAEGRTFMVFNNFRTLMHWNRSTYFGVNVGMLADSIVQK, from the coding sequence ATGAAGCTATCGGGAGCGCGGCAGGCTGCCGCCGGAATGCTGTTGACCATCGCTGCGTTAGGCTGCGCGTGGGCGCAGCCGCCTTCATCTGTAGAGGCTGAAGAGGAAGCGCGGTTTAGTGCCTATGTAGAGACACTAAAAGCGAAGGCGCTGGCGCAGGGTATTTCACCGCAAACGGCCGAGCAGGCTTTTACCAATGTCTATTACCTCAAACGCGTGGTTACCGCAGATCAAAATCAGCCGGAAAAAAAGCTCACTCTGGATGACTACCTGCGTCGTTCTCTGTCAGCTAAAAAGGTGAAACAGGCTCGCACTGCATACCGTGACTATGGGAAACAGCTGGCGGCCGCCAGCAAGCGCAGCGGCGTACCGGCTAACTACATTGTGGCTCTTTGGGGATCGGAAAGCGGGTTTGGGCGCTATCAGGGAAAAGAAGACATTATATCGGCTCTCAGTACGTTAGCCTTTGAGGGGCGACGGGAAGCGTTTTTTACCGAACAGCTAATGGCTGCACTGCTAATTTTACAGCAGGGGCATATTACTCAGGATCGTTTTAAGGGCTCGTGGGCTGGCGCTATGGGACAAAGCCAGTTTATGCCGACCTCGTTTCTGAAGTACGGCGCAGACGGTGACGGCGACGGCAAGATCGACATTTGGCAAAATACGGACGACGTATTCGCGTCCATTGCTAACTACCTTGCGACGGAGGGCTGGAACGCGAAAGAAGGCTGGGGCGTGGAAGTTACAGCGACCAACGGCGTTCAGGCTGACTGGGTCGGATTAACCGACGCCCATGGAAAAAGCGTCGGCCAGTGGAAAAAGCTGGGTATCAAACCGGTTACTGCCGTAAAGCTGCCTGACGGTCAGCAGGGCTGGATTATCCAGCCGGATGATGCAGAAGGGCGCACCTTTATGGTGTTTAATAACTTCCGCACGCTGATGCACTGGAACCGTTCAACCTACTTTGGCGTTAACGTCGGCATGCTGGCAGACAGCATTGTGCAAAAATAA
- a CDS encoding YcgL domain-containing protein: MQCVIYRSSKKDSTYLYIESLDDFSRVPDELLQAFGKPVLAMRLDLAKKEKLALANIERVKQALSEQGFYLQVPPPVESLLKTEL; encoded by the coding sequence ATGCAGTGCGTCATTTATCGAAGCAGTAAAAAAGACAGTACCTATCTCTACATTGAATCCCTGGACGACTTTTCACGGGTGCCGGACGAGCTGTTGCAGGCCTTCGGTAAACCTGTGTTGGCCATGCGGCTGGATCTCGCTAAAAAAGAGAAACTGGCCTTGGCAAATATTGAACGCGTCAAACAGGCTTTGTCCGAGCAGGGGTTTTATCTACAGGTGCCGCCGCCGGTAGAAAGCCTGTTAAAAACCGAGCTGTAA